The window TTACTGTCGATTTTTTGTCCCACTTTATAGCTGATGCGTGAGGGGAGGTTGGCTTTGATAAGCCCTGTAACCACATCGACACTTGGTCGTTGCGTGGCAACGATGAGATGGATACCGCTTGCTCGCGCCATTTGTGCAAGTCGCGCAATAGAATACTCTACATCCTTACCGCTGGTCATCATTAAATCGGCAAGTTCATCGATAATAACGACGATATAAGGGAGTTGTTCACCTTTTTCGGCTTTCATTTTTTCATTAAAATTTTCGATGTTTTTGGTACGGGTTTCAGACATCAATTGATAACGGCGTTCCATCTCATAGACCATGTTGTTGAGTGCTGAAATTGCCTCTTTGGGCTTAGTAATAACAGGGGTGAGTAGATGCGGTATATCGTTATAGACAGAAAACTCCAACATTTTTGGATCGATCATGAGTAGTCTAAGCTGATCGGGGGAATTTTTATACAAAAGACTCAAAATCATCGCATTAATACCGACACTCTTACCGCTTCCTGTTGTTCCTGCTATGAGAAGATGAGGGAGCTTTTTGAGATCGGTGATAAAAGGTTTACCGACGATATCTTTTCCTAAAACAAGGGTAAGCGGGGACGCTGCTTCTTGGAAAAGTTTACTCTCAAAAATATCGCGTAGATAGATGGTTTCGACGGTTTTGTTCGGAATTTCGATACCGACAACATCTTTTCCCGGAATAGGGGCTTGGATACGGATGGTTTGTGCACGAAGAGCCATGGCTAAATCATCTTGGAGTCCGAGAATCTTGGAGACTTTGATATTTGCGGCAGGTTTAAATTCAAACGTAGAGACAACAGGACCTGCATAGGTGCGGACAACGTCACCGTCGATATTAAAATGGGCAAGTTTTTCAATCAAATCCCGAATTTTATCATCCAATTCGCTCTCATCGACAACGTTTTGTTTTTTGGGTGGGTATTGTAAAAAATCGGTTGGTGGGAGTTTGAAATTTTTTGGTTTTTCGCTCACACCTTTGTCTATTTGTTCGAGCAAAATTTTATTCTCTTCGAGCTCATCCACAACTAATGCATGTTGTTTAGACTCTTTTACCTTTTTTGCCATACTTAAAATGGTTGATTCTTTTACTGCTGGCTCTATTTCAGATATCTCTGCCGGTACACCCTTTATTTCTACAATAGCTTCTTGTTTCTCAGGGACAAAAGTTGCTTGAACGGGTTGTGTCGGCATATCATTAGATGGATTAATGTCGAAAGTGGGGAGGGTATAAGAGGGTGCATCTTCATAATCACTTTCAAAAGAGTCATCATAGGTTTCTATTTTTTCATTATGGATTATTTTTGATGGTTTAGGGGTAGCAAGAGGCTTTGCCATATACTCTTTAAACGGACGAAGAAGCTCACCAATCGATTCTTCGAGGACAATGACCATAGAGACAGCCACAAGCATTAACCATAGTATCCATAATCCAAAACTGCCGATATAAACACCTAAAAAATCGACAATAGAACCTACTGCACTACCTCGATATTCTCCATCCACAACCATCGCTTGAAAAAAGAGGAGGGTAAATAAAAGGAGAGTAAATATCCCTCCCATCTCAAGACGATATGCTAAATTACTACTCCCTTTATAAAAATAAAAAAGAGGAACCATTAATAACAAAAGATACATGTACGCGACGTAACCAAAAACATAGATATTATTTTGTGCAAATGTCGCACCGTAAGCACCGATAATTGCGGGGTCTGAAATTACAGTAGCCAAGCCTAAATAAAACAGTATGCCAAAACTGCCAATGAAAAGTATATCGCGTAAAATGGAAGATCCTTGTAAATATAAAAAGTGTATAAATTATAGCTAAAAAAGAGAGACAGCCCTCTTTTTTATTGCATTTTGCTATAAATAATTGACAAGTGAGAGTTTAGAAACTTTCGATATTGTCGAGAGCATTGCTTGATAGCTGAGAGAAAGTTGTTGTAATTTTAATTGTGATTCGGCAATATCAGTGTCAATTACATCGGAGCGCAGCATTTTTGTACTTGTAATCAAGAGGTCACTGCGATCACTGGATGATTGTAATACTTGTGAATATGATCCTGATTCAGTTTGCAGGCGACCTACATGATCATTTATATCATCAATCATTTGAATGGAATTTTGGATTCCAATATTGCGAGGATCGGTTGTATCAGATCCATTTGCACGTGTTTTACCCTCTTCAACAGATTTGATGATTTGATCAATTTGAGTAAAAAAGTCGTTTTTAGGATCACGAACTGTAAGGGCATTGTTAGCATTAAAGGTTAATGCACTACCAGTGGTTGTGGTGTAATCAGAAGATGTAGAGTCATAAATAGAGAGTGAAGCTTGTGTGGTAGCGTTGGTTTTATCTTTGAATGTAATTTTACCATCGTAACTTAGAGAAGTTGTCCCTAATGCATAAGATGCTTGCGTGGTAGACGCACCGGTAACGATTACATTGATTGCATCCATTACTTGTTGATAGGTAACGTCGTTTAAAGCAGTTGGATTTCCATTTTCATCCAGTAAATCTGTTGCAAGATTTAGATTTTGTGAAAATGCAGCACCAGTGATGGTCGTCCCTTCGAGATGAATAGTTGTGTTCGTCGAAAATGATCCAACATCTACAATTTTTGTTGCTGGGGTGGCATAAGTGTTATCTGATCTTACAATTTGAGCTACGTTAGAAAGGAGTTCAGCCCCTTTCTGTGTAAACTGAGTTTGATCATAATTGATCCCTTCTATTGTGTCGAGTGTGTTTGTAGGATTAAACCCGCTTTTGGTAAATTCTTTGACATAGAGTCCAGGGGTGGTTATCCCTGCTGTTTGAAAATCAGTTGAACCAGCTTGTAAGGTGGTAATGTCAGTTATAGCATTTGTTGCTGCCGTTCCTCCGCTAAAATCAATTGCCGCAACCATGTGAAAATCCAGTTTACTAGAACCCATAGTTTTATCACTTATCTCAATTTGACCATGTGGATTGAGTGTTACATTGACTTTATTCGTTCCATAGGTATTTGATATCTCTTTGAGTAAATCATCCATTGTATCTGTTGCTGTAAGTTGAATCTGTTTTTTGAATGTTGAGCCGTCAGTTTTCGATCCCTGAATATAAAAATAGGAATCGGAAGATGAATTAGCTACTGTATTTCCCATTAGATCGCCTATGCTATTTGCTGAAGTAATATAGGTGTTTTTGTCATTTTTATATAAATCTGTCAGATTAGGCTGCACAATATTGGTGGTGATAGTACGGTTAATTTTACTCTCTTCGCCTAAAAATAATTGCGCACCGGAAATATTGTATTTTTGTTTTACTCCTGAACCTAAAAATGCTAGTTGATCTTTGTTGTTTCCTTGATACACACCATGATCATCAATCGGTTTTTGTGAAGATGCGGTGCCAGAAAATAAATATTGACCACCGATAGAAGTGTTGGCTAGTGTCATTAAATGATTTTGTAGACCACGTAATTCTTTCGCTATAGCTTGAATACTTGCATCAGATTGTGTAGAATTAGCGGCATTGACGAGTTTTACTTTCATAGATTCCATGGTTTTAACGATATCACCAATAGTAGTATCTGTTTGTGTAGACATTTTAAATGCATTTTGTGCACTACTTTTTGTTTGTGTTAAAGTAGTGATTTCATCATCTAAACGAAGAGTATTGGTCGATATATTAGGATCTTCGTATGAATATTGAATTTTCTGTGTGGATGATATTTGTTTGTTAACATCAAAAAGCTGTTGATTTAGTTTATTGTTTTCGCCGTAAATATTATTATAGTATGATGAAGAGGTTACTCGCATGATATATCCCTTTAAACTATTCTTGGAACAGATAAAGCAATAAAAGTTCCACACTCTATTATCGGCAAAAGTAGAATTTCTATTAGTAATGTTACTTTTACATATTTTTAAGCAAAGTATCTCTATACTTCCACCTCTTCACAAGACATGCCAGTGTGGTGAAATGGTAGACACGCCGGATTCAAAATCCGGTGGCGCGAGTCGTGGCGGTTCGAGTCCGCCCACTGGTACCACCTCTCTATATAAATCCCCTTAAAACATCGTAAAATAGGCGCTTTGATAGCCACTTTAAGAATTCAAAAAATCAATCATTTCTACCCTATTTCTACCCTGAAAAATCTGCTTAGTAAATTTTACCTATTTAAAATGTGTATTTTATTCTACTTGTAGTGATGAATATACTATTGTTAGTGCTAATTTATGCAATATAATGGGGCTGATTTGCTACAATCTTCAAATGAACCAAAACCCTGAACAACAAGCCCGTGACCAGATTGATACAATGCTCAAAGCTGCAGGCTGGGCTGTACAAAACAAAAATGGGATAAACCATAGTGCTGCAGCTGGTATTGCAGTGCGTGAATATCAAACAGATATTGGTCCTGCTGACTATGTATTGTTTGTAGATCGTAATCCTGTTGGGGTAATCGAAGCAAAACGTGAGGAAGAAGGTCATCACATTACTACCGTGGAAGAGCAATCGGGTGCCTACGCCAACAGTAAACTCAAATGGGCGAATAACAAAGAACCACTCCCTTTTGTCTACGAGAGTACGGGAATTATTACCCGTTTTACCGATCGGCGTGATCCTAAACCACGGTCGCGTGAAGTGTTTAGCTTTCACCGTCCCGAAACACTTGCTAAATGGGTAAAAGAAGAGAAGAGTTTACGTGGTAGACTCACAACATTTCCGACTCTACCACCTGATAAACTTCGTGATTGTCAGCTCAATGCTGTAACGAAGTTGGAGAGCTCTTTTGGTCAAAATCGTCCCCGTGCATTGATTCAGATGGCGACGGGAGCGGGTAAAACGTATACAGCCATCACTTCTATTTATCGTCTTTTGAAACATGCTCACGGTAAACGGATACTTTTCCTCGTCGATACGAAAAATCTCGGTGAGCAAGCGGAAAAAGAGTTTATGGCATTTGTCCCCCAAGACGATAACCGCCAGTTTACAGAGCTATACGGTGTTCAGCGGTTAAACTCGTCATATATTGCTACTGATTCACAGGTGTGCATTAGTACGATTCAGCGGATGTATTCGATCCTCCGTGGGGGCGAGTTGGATGAATCGGATGAAGATATCAGCCCTTATGAGTACACATTGACTCAACGCCCAAAGGAAGTTGTCTATAATGAAAAAATCCCGCCGGAGTTTTTTGATTTTATTGTCATCGATGAATGTCACCGCTCTATATATAATGTTTGGCAGCAGGTACTCGATTATTTCGATGCATTTTTAATCGGGCTGACAGCAACGCCGGATAAGCGGACATTCGGTTTTTTCCATGAAAATATTGTCAGTGAATACACACACGATGATGCTGTAGCCGATGGGGTTAATGTCCCATATGAAGAGTATATCATCACGACGGAAGTAACGAAACAGGGCGCGAAGCTGACAAAAGAGGCGGATGAAGAGGGTGTCGTTATTAAACAACTCGTTGAACATCGAGACAAACTGACTCGACAAAAAATGTGGCGCGAACTCGATGACGATATCCCCTATACTCAGAGTCAGTTGGATCGAAAAGTAGTCAATCCAAGTCAAATCCGTAATATCATACGTGAATTCAGAAACAAACTCCCTATTCTTTTCCCAAATCGTCAGCATGTCCCGAAAACCCTTATATTCGCCAAAAGTGACTCTCATGCTGACGATATTATCCAAATCGTCCGTGATGAATTCGGTGAGAGTAATGAGTTTTGTAAAAAGATTACCTATCAGGCAAAAGATCCTAAAGAGACATTGCAAGCTCTACGAAATGATTATAACCCCCGTATTGCCGTCACAGTCGATATGATCGCCACAGGAACCGATGTTAAACCGCTTGAGTGTCTTATATTTATGCGTGATGTCCGCTCCCGTAATTATTTCGAGCAGATGAAAGGGCGCGGAACCCGTATCTGTGATATCGATATGATGCAAAAAGCGGGTACCGATATCACCCATGACAAAACCCATTTCGTCATCGTCGATGCGGTGGGAGTGACCGAGACGATCAAGACAGATAGCCAGCCTCTGGAGCGTAAAAAATCCGAATCGATGAAAAATCTGATGATGAGCGTCCTGATGGGTGGAGCGGATGATGAGGATACCTATCGCTCTATCGCCGCGCGTCTCGTACGTCTGAATAAAGAGATGAGTACCAAAGAGCGCCAAGAATTTAAAGATATCGGCGGTCACTCGATCGAGGAGGTTGCTCATGCTTTTCTGGCAGTACATGATATGGATAAGCAGGAAGCGAGAGCACGGAACTTGTTTGATCTAAGCGAAGATGCGGAAGTCACTGTAGAACAGTGCGAGAAAGCACGTGTGGTACTGAGCAACGAAGCTGCACATACTCTAAATGGTGAGTTGGTCGAATATGCTGAGAGCGTCCGTCGCCGTCGTGAGCAGATCATCGACAGTATCAATATCGATTCGGTCGTATTCAGCGGTTGGAAAAGTGATAGCGAGGATGAAGCTAAAACCGTTATTGAGAGTTTTCGAGAGTATTGTGAATCGAACAAAGAAGAAGTGATTGCATTAAGGATATTTTTTAACGAACCGTATCGTCGCCGTGAAGTGACCTACCGTATGCTAAAAGAGCTACTGGAACGATTGAAAGAACACCGTCCGCCGTTAGCTCCGATCCGTATCTGGGAAGCGTATGAAAGACTAAATGGTGCCAGCGGAAGCCCCAAAAGTGAACTCTCTGCTATCGTAGGCCTTGTCTGCTATATTTCAGGTGTAGATGATACACTCACGCCTATGGAAAAGCACGTCGCCCAAAACTTCCAAAACTGGGTGT of the Sulfuricurvum sp. genome contains:
- a CDS encoding DNA translocase FtsK, which codes for MATVISDPAIIGAYGATFAQNNIYVFGYVAYMYLLLLMVPLFYFYKGSSNLAYRLEMGGIFTLLLFTLLFFQAMVVDGEYRGSAVGSIVDFLGVYIGSFGLWILWLMLVAVSMVIVLEESIGELLRPFKEYMAKPLATPKPSKIIHNEKIETYDDSFESDYEDAPSYTLPTFDINPSNDMPTQPVQATFVPEKQEAIVEIKGVPAEISEIEPAVKESTILSMAKKVKESKQHALVVDELEENKILLEQIDKGVSEKPKNFKLPPTDFLQYPPKKQNVVDESELDDKIRDLIEKLAHFNIDGDVVRTYAGPVVSTFEFKPAANIKVSKILGLQDDLAMALRAQTIRIQAPIPGKDVVGIEIPNKTVETIYLRDIFESKLFQEAASPLTLVLGKDIVGKPFITDLKKLPHLLIAGTTGSGKSVGINAMILSLLYKNSPDQLRLLMIDPKMLEFSVYNDIPHLLTPVITKPKEAISALNNMVYEMERRYQLMSETRTKNIENFNEKMKAEKGEQLPYIVVIIDELADLMMTSGKDVEYSIARLAQMARASGIHLIVATQRPSVDVVTGLIKANLPSRISYKVGQKIDSKIILDGMGAESLLGRGDMLFTPPGMSGLVRLHAPWSSESEIEKIVNFIKAQREPDYDRRFLRDKTDIVKNGSGEENDKPLDELYEEAKNIILTEQKTSISYLQRRLQIGYNRSATLIEQLEQNGILSPPNAKGNREIIFE
- a CDS encoding flagellar biosynthesis protein FlgL; amino-acid sequence: MRVTSSSYYNNIYGENNKLNQQLFDVNKQISSTQKIQYSYEDPNISTNTLRLDDEITTLTQTKSSAQNAFKMSTQTDTTIGDIVKTMESMKVKLVNAANSTQSDASIQAIAKELRGLQNHLMTLANTSIGGQYLFSGTASSQKPIDDHGVYQGNNKDQLAFLGSGVKQKYNISGAQLFLGEESKINRTITTNIVQPNLTDLYKNDKNTYITSANSIGDLMGNTVANSSSDSYFYIQGSKTDGSTFKKQIQLTATDTMDDLLKEISNTYGTNKVNVTLNPHGQIEISDKTMGSSKLDFHMVAAIDFSGGTAATNAITDITTLQAGSTDFQTAGITTPGLYVKEFTKSGFNPTNTLDTIEGINYDQTQFTQKGAELLSNVAQIVRSDNTYATPATKIVDVGSFSTNTTIHLEGTTITGAAFSQNLNLATDLLDENGNPTALNDVTYQQVMDAINVIVTGASTTQASYALGTTSLSYDGKITFKDKTNATTQASLSIYDSTSSDYTTTTGSALTFNANNALTVRDPKNDFFTQIDQIIKSVEEGKTRANGSDTTDPRNIGIQNSIQMIDDINDHVGRLQTESGSYSQVLQSSSDRSDLLITSTKMLRSDVIDTDIAESQLKLQQLSLSYQAMLSTISKVSKLSLVNYL
- a CDS encoding DEAD/DEAH box helicase family protein; translated protein: MNQNPEQQARDQIDTMLKAAGWAVQNKNGINHSAAAGIAVREYQTDIGPADYVLFVDRNPVGVIEAKREEEGHHITTVEEQSGAYANSKLKWANNKEPLPFVYESTGIITRFTDRRDPKPRSREVFSFHRPETLAKWVKEEKSLRGRLTTFPTLPPDKLRDCQLNAVTKLESSFGQNRPRALIQMATGAGKTYTAITSIYRLLKHAHGKRILFLVDTKNLGEQAEKEFMAFVPQDDNRQFTELYGVQRLNSSYIATDSQVCISTIQRMYSILRGGELDESDEDISPYEYTLTQRPKEVVYNEKIPPEFFDFIVIDECHRSIYNVWQQVLDYFDAFLIGLTATPDKRTFGFFHENIVSEYTHDDAVADGVNVPYEEYIITTEVTKQGAKLTKEADEEGVVIKQLVEHRDKLTRQKMWRELDDDIPYTQSQLDRKVVNPSQIRNIIREFRNKLPILFPNRQHVPKTLIFAKSDSHADDIIQIVRDEFGESNEFCKKITYQAKDPKETLQALRNDYNPRIAVTVDMIATGTDVKPLECLIFMRDVRSRNYFEQMKGRGTRICDIDMMQKAGTDITHDKTHFVIVDAVGVTETIKTDSQPLERKKSESMKNLMMSVLMGGADDEDTYRSIAARLVRLNKEMSTKERQEFKDIGGHSIEEVAHAFLAVHDMDKQEARARNLFDLSEDAEVTVEQCEKARVVLSNEAAHTLNGELVEYAESVRRRREQIIDSINIDSVVFSGWKSDSEDEAKTVIESFREYCESNKEEVIALRIFFNEPYRRREVTYRMLKELLERLKEHRPPLAPIRIWEAYERLNGASGSPKSELSAIVGLVCYISGVDDTLTPMEKHVAQNFQNWVFRKQEGSAPKFTDEQMNWLRRIRDEISRSYRFDVEDLEMMEQGGLAKAYSAFGDGLYGMIDEMNEELVG